A genomic region of [Eubacterium] eligens ATCC 27750 contains the following coding sequences:
- the purF gene encoding amidophosphoribosyltransferase: MNQIDINDSHYAEDELHEECGVFGVYDFDGNDVSSTIYYGLFALQHRGQESCGIAVSDTEGPKGKVLSYKDMGLVNEVFNPEKLEKLNGNIGVGHVRYSTAGSSSRENAQPLVLNYVKGTLGMAHNGNLLNAVELREELSYTGAIFQTTIDSEVIAYLIARERLNVPTVEGAVLNAMKKIKGAYSLIVMSPRKLIGARDPFGFKPLCIGKRDNAYFLSSETCALDTVGAEFVRDVEPGEVVTITKDGIKSDKSLCQKNTARCIFEYIYFARPDSKIDGMGVYESRINAGRILAKTHPVEADIVVGVPESGNPAALGFSMESGIPYGNAFIKNNYVGRTFIKPKQEQRESSVKVKLNVLKEAVAGKRVVMIDDSIVRGTTSARIVSLLKAAGAKEVHVRISSPAFLHPCYFGTDIPSEDQLIASGHSVDEICEIIGADSLGYLEVDKLSEMICGQTGYCDACFTGNYPIEPPKIDIRGEMG; this comes from the coding sequence ATGAATCAGATTGATATTAATGACAGCCACTATGCTGAAGATGAACTTCATGAGGAATGCGGAGTCTTTGGTGTATATGATTTCGATGGCAATGATGTTTCATCTACAATATATTATGGCCTTTTTGCCCTTCAGCACAGAGGACAGGAAAGCTGCGGTATAGCAGTCAGTGATACAGAAGGACCTAAGGGAAAGGTTCTTTCATATAAGGATATGGGACTTGTTAATGAAGTTTTTAATCCTGAAAAGCTTGAAAAGCTTAATGGTAATATAGGTGTCGGACATGTAAGATATTCAACAGCCGGAAGCAGCAGCCGTGAGAATGCACAGCCACTTGTTCTTAACTATGTTAAGGGAACTCTTGGTATGGCACATAACGGTAATCTTCTTAATGCGGTTGAACTGCGTGAGGAGCTTTCTTATACAGGAGCTATCTTCCAGACAACTATTGATTCGGAGGTTATTGCTTACTTAATCGCAAGAGAAAGACTTAATGTTCCTACTGTTGAGGGAGCTGTTTTAAATGCGATGAAGAAGATTAAGGGTGCTTATTCACTTATCGTAATGAGTCCTAGAAAGCTTATCGGAGCAAGAGACCCATTTGGTTTCAAGCCATTATGTATCGGTAAGAGAGATAATGCATATTTCTTATCATCAGAGACATGTGCACTCGATACTGTAGGTGCAGAGTTTGTAAGAGATGTTGAGCCGGGTGAAGTTGTTACTATCACTAAAGACGGAATCAAGTCTGATAAGTCACTCTGCCAGAAAAATACAGCAAGATGCATATTTGAATACATTTATTTTGCAAGACCAGACAGCAAGATTGACGGAATGGGCGTATATGAGTCAAGAATTAATGCAGGTAGAATCTTAGCAAAGACTCATCCTGTAGAAGCTGATATTGTTGTAGGTGTTCCAGAATCAGGTAATCCTGCAGCACTTGGTTTCTCAATGGAATCAGGAATTCCTTATGGTAATGCATTTATCAAGAATAACTACGTTGGACGAACATTCATCAAGCCTAAGCAGGAACAGAGAGAGTCAAGTGTTAAGGTTAAGCTGAATGTACTTAAGGAAGCAGTTGCAGGCAAGAGAGTTGTCATGATTGATGACTCAATTGTACGAGGAACAACAAGTGCGAGAATTGTAAGTCTTCTTAAGGCAGCAGGTGCTAAGGAAGTTCATGTAAGAATAAGTTCACCAGCGTTCCTTCACCCATGTTATTTTGGAACAGATATTCCTTCAGAAGACCAGCTTATCGCATCAGGCCATTCTGTAGATGAAATCTGTGAAATTATCGGTGCAGATTCATTAGGCTATCTTGAGGTTGACAAGTTAAGTGAGATGATATGTGGACAGACAGGTTACTGTGATGCTTGCTTTACAGGCAATTATCCAATTGAGCCGCCTAAGATTGATATCCGCGGCGAGATGGGCTGA
- the cobA gene encoding uroporphyrinogen-III C-methyltransferase: MSYFPFFREIEGEKCLVIGGGKVAARKISRLKGFGVKIKVVAPSIVSDIEAVAQACDNISVERRIFTPQDIENVDFVIAAAGEEVDKEATRLCKEKAIPVNVVDNQELCDFIFPSIVQKGDMVAGFVTGGKSPHVAAKLRRDFEANVSDNIESILDYLSEVRTLAKEKIDDDRKRAAFIREVSEFCMKADRVCSNKEENAFLQKYLDNRSETVLPGAALVGAGCGSYELITIKGLNEIRRAEVIVYDDLIDEHLLEFAPESCELIYAGKRSGRHSKAQEEINELLVEKALEGRYVVRLKGGDPYVFGRGGEEALALKEHGIPVHEVPGVTSGIGLCGMAGIPVTHRGASRGFHVITGHTADNLSPEVEEIRWKSYAKLDETFVFLMGLKSIDMITEKLMRYGKLSDTPVAVIHGENTDGTYVKLVGTLSDIAAKVKEVDFPSPAIIVVGEVASLELTD, encoded by the coding sequence ATGAGTTATTTTCCGTTTTTTAGAGAAATAGAAGGGGAGAAATGCCTTGTTATCGGTGGCGGTAAGGTGGCAGCAAGAAAGATAAGCAGGCTGAAGGGATTTGGCGTGAAGATTAAAGTTGTTGCACCGTCTATAGTTTCTGACATAGAGGCAGTGGCGCAGGCTTGCGATAATATAAGTGTTGAAAGAAGAATATTCACACCACAAGATATTGAAAATGTGGATTTTGTTATCGCGGCGGCTGGTGAAGAAGTGGATAAAGAAGCTACAAGATTGTGCAAAGAAAAGGCAATTCCTGTAAATGTTGTGGATAACCAGGAGTTATGTGATTTTATATTCCCTTCAATTGTGCAGAAGGGTGATATGGTTGCAGGCTTTGTTACAGGTGGGAAGAGTCCGCATGTTGCAGCTAAGTTAAGAAGAGATTTTGAAGCAAATGTATCTGATAATATAGAGAGCATATTAGATTATCTTTCAGAGGTCAGGACACTTGCCAAAGAAAAGATAGATGATGACAGAAAAAGAGCAGCATTTATAAGAGAAGTTTCTGAATTCTGCATGAAAGCAGACAGAGTGTGCAGCAACAAGGAAGAAAATGCATTTTTACAGAAATATCTTGATAACAGGAGTGAGACAGTGCTTCCGGGGGCAGCACTTGTTGGAGCAGGATGCGGCTCATATGAACTCATCACAATAAAAGGTCTTAATGAGATAAGACGGGCAGAGGTTATAGTGTATGATGATTTGATTGATGAGCATCTGCTGGAATTTGCACCGGAGAGCTGTGAGCTTATATACGCCGGAAAGAGGAGTGGCAGACATTCCAAGGCACAGGAGGAGATTAATGAGCTTCTTGTAGAAAAAGCTCTTGAAGGCAGATATGTTGTGAGACTAAAAGGTGGTGACCCTTATGTGTTCGGCAGGGGCGGAGAGGAAGCACTTGCACTTAAAGAACATGGAATACCAGTGCATGAAGTTCCGGGGGTTACATCAGGTATCGGTCTGTGTGGAATGGCAGGAATTCCGGTGACACACAGGGGTGCAAGCCGTGGATTTCATGTGATTACCGGACATACGGCAGATAATCTGTCACCAGAGGTTGAGGAAATCAGGTGGAAATCATATGCGAAGCTTGATGAAACATTTGTATTTCTTATGGGTTTAAAGAGTATAGACATGATTACGGAAAAGCTGATGAGATATGGAAAGTTGTCAGATACGCCGGTTGCGGTAATTCACGGTGAGAATACAGATGGTACATATGTAAAGCTTGTCGGAACACTTTCGGATATTGCAGCAAAGGTGAAAGAAGTAGACTTCCCATCACCAGCTATTATAGTTGTTGGCGAGGTTGCGTCACTGGAATTGACGGATTAG
- a CDS encoding HD domain-containing protein, translating into MDKDRLDRQIEFIREIDKEKSIGRQTYLADASRKEDDAEHAWHMAIMTVLLSEYANEKIDVLRTMTMLLIHDLVEIDAGDTYAYDENAKKTQRERELKCADRIFSILPEDQGKYMRELWEEFEAQETPEAKFARTMDNFQPVILNDASKGKSWAEKGVHLSQILKRNARTGEGSEELWKYSYEKFIMPNVKKGNIKED; encoded by the coding sequence ATGGATAAAGACAGACTTGACAGACAGATAGAGTTTATAAGAGAGATTGATAAGGAAAAGAGCATTGGCAGACAGACGTATCTGGCGGATGCGTCAAGAAAGGAAGATGACGCTGAGCATGCATGGCATATGGCAATTATGACTGTGCTGTTGTCTGAATATGCCAACGAAAAGATTGATGTGCTCCGCACAATGACAATGCTTCTTATACATGACCTTGTAGAGATAGATGCAGGCGATACATATGCTTACGATGAGAATGCTAAGAAGACACAGCGTGAAAGAGAGTTAAAATGTGCTGACAGAATATTCAGTATTCTTCCAGAAGACCAGGGGAAATATATGCGTGAATTGTGGGAGGAATTCGAGGCACAGGAAACACCAGAAGCAAAGTTTGCAAGAACTATGGATAACTTCCAGCCTGTAATTTTAAATGATGCTTCAAAAGGAAAAAGCTGGGCAGAAAAGGGTGTGCATCTTAGCCAGATATTAAAAAGAAATGCACGAACAGGAGAAGGCTCAGAAGAACTCTGGAAATATTCGTATGAAAAATTTATAATGCCTAATGTGAAAAAAGGGAATATTAAAGAGGATTAA
- a CDS encoding DUF4143 domain-containing protein: MKHRVKIRNVSVFEKVQTYLINNFGSTTSLKSILKELHKSGMDIKRETLNRYINILMDAKIIYECKRFDLKSINGEQKYYLSDMGFYFATNTDNRINYGPALENVVFNYAKSKGYDISIGRIGKLECDFIMRDNMNNYGYVQVTMTTMLNRETEDREYAPLEMIKDNYPKYVLTRNDMIQKRNGIIHENIPQFMASGKLF, translated from the coding sequence ATTAAGCACAGGGTAAAGATACGTAATGTTTCAGTTTTTGAAAAAGTGCAGACATATCTTATTAACAACTTTGGCTCAACAACTAGTTTGAAGAGTATCTTGAAAGAACTTCATAAATCTGGAATGGACATAAAGAGAGAAACTTTGAACCGTTATATTAATATATTAATGGATGCAAAAATAATATACGAATGTAAGAGGTTTGATTTAAAATCCATAAATGGTGAGCAGAAGTATTATTTATCAGATATGGGTTTCTATTTTGCAACAAATACTGATAACAGAATTAATTATGGACCAGCCCTTGAAAATGTTGTTTTTAACTATGCAAAATCAAAGGGGTATGATATCAGTATTGGAAGAATAGGAAAGTTAGAATGTGATTTTATTATGAGAGATAATATGAACAACTATGGTTATGTTCAGGTGACGATGACAACAATGTTAAACAGAGAAACAGAGGATCGAGAGTATGCTCCATTAGAGATGATTAAAGATAACTATCCTAAATATGTGCTTACAAGAAATGATATGATACAAAAAAGAAATGGAATCATTCATGAAAATATACCGCAGTTTATGGCATCTGGAAAGCTTTTCTAA
- a CDS encoding sensor histidine kinase — MNLILYYLFVYLIEAIILWLYCNRIFTSRKNTFLSLLITIGMFSLLIPVAILTNAALNAFCSFIVYLCCIVLNYDSKPVWALFHALALTILMALSEGLIAAAIPDITIYAFRDGNIHSSAFTFVILSKSVYLCISQLVTRIFSKNTVNNASIRKSTLMLYLIPVMSSIITVSLGYICLNGKLSGSDSVIVFICLVLLLSINILTFYLQQDISQKNVEYARLQIELQKETDTEHYYNYVQEVNEKQHILIHDIKNHLNTISQLNDGKHIDEITGYINNILGSDALRKSKRYCKIDILNVIISRYAEQCSNSGISFEADIRANTLEYLPAQDFTSIFCNLLDNAIDASLSCDEPYIDCNVSLIRGGNADLISIANSCKSSPLGHDGKLHSRKQDTGFHGYGLKSVKRIADKYNGLLNYVYSEEKQEFRVVVMLEHP, encoded by the coding sequence ATGAATTTAATATTGTACTATTTATTTGTATATCTTATAGAAGCCATTATTCTATGGCTATACTGCAACCGGATATTTACTTCACGAAAGAACACATTTTTATCTCTTTTAATCACTATTGGCATGTTCAGTCTGCTTATACCTGTAGCAATTCTCACTAATGCGGCACTCAATGCATTTTGCTCATTCATTGTCTATCTGTGCTGCATCGTGCTTAATTATGATTCAAAACCGGTTTGGGCACTGTTTCATGCCCTTGCCCTGACAATTCTTATGGCATTATCAGAAGGACTTATTGCCGCAGCTATTCCTGACATAACGATATATGCATTCCGTGATGGAAACATACATAGTTCGGCATTTACATTTGTTATATTAAGCAAATCTGTCTATTTATGTATTTCACAGTTAGTAACCAGAATTTTCTCTAAAAATACAGTCAATAATGCTTCTATACGCAAAAGCACCCTTATGCTGTATCTGATACCTGTTATGTCCTCTATCATTACCGTTTCTCTTGGCTATATATGTCTCAACGGTAAACTGTCTGGCTCTGACTCTGTTATTGTATTCATATGTCTGGTTCTGCTGCTCTCAATCAATATCCTGACTTTCTATCTGCAGCAGGATATCAGCCAGAAAAATGTTGAATATGCCAGATTGCAGATTGAATTACAGAAAGAGACTGACACTGAACATTATTATAATTATGTTCAGGAAGTTAATGAGAAACAGCACATTCTTATTCACGATATTAAGAACCACCTTAATACTATCAGCCAGCTGAATGATGGAAAACATATTGACGAAATAACCGGATATATCAATAACATTCTGGGAAGTGATGCACTAAGAAAATCCAAAAGATATTGCAAAATTGATATACTGAATGTAATTATCTCAAGATATGCCGAACAATGTAGTAATTCAGGTATAAGCTTTGAGGCAGACATACGCGCCAACACCCTTGAATATCTTCCCGCACAGGATTTCACTTCCATATTCTGCAATCTTCTTGATAACGCCATTGATGCATCCCTATCATGTGATGAACCATATATAGATTGTAATGTTTCTCTTATCAGAGGCGGCAACGCTGACCTTATAAGCATTGCTAACTCATGCAAATCATCTCCTTTAGGCCATGACGGAAAACTTCATTCCAGAAAACAGGACACTGGTTTTCACGGTTATGGTCTTAAAAGTGTAAAGCGCATTGCAGATAAATATAATGGTCTGCTCAATTATGTTTACTCGGAGGAAAAGCAGGAATTCCGCGTTGTGGTTATGCTGGAGCATCCTTAG
- a CDS encoding LytR/AlgR family response regulator transcription factor has product MNIFICDDDNLICEQIKTLCESYYIEHKLKRPDIYIFHSGEDILASDIKPDIVYLDIQMSGIDGIAVGNSLVKSYPAAIIIIITSFPEYLDEAMRFHVFRYISKPVESKRFMRNLEDAISEFNSIGGRIIVKCKGKTYVLSAKDIIMVEVNPHCRNLTIHTVSDTYTTTQTLASIKSMLPSGSFYQSHRCYIVNMNYIMSYNNSRIYMENHLYADIALRKYNDFFNTYSAFLTTLR; this is encoded by the coding sequence ATGAATATATTTATATGTGATGATGACAATTTGATATGCGAGCAGATTAAAACTCTGTGCGAAAGTTATTATATTGAACATAAACTGAAAAGACCTGATATTTACATATTTCACTCTGGTGAAGACATTCTGGCTTCAGATATCAAACCCGATATTGTATATTTAGATATCCAGATGTCTGGCATAGATGGCATTGCCGTTGGTAATTCGCTTGTTAAATCTTATCCGGCAGCAATAATAATTATTATAACTTCCTTTCCGGAATATCTTGACGAAGCCATGCGCTTTCATGTATTCCGTTATATTTCAAAGCCTGTTGAAAGTAAACGTTTTATGCGTAACCTTGAAGACGCCATATCTGAATTCAATTCTATTGGCGGCAGGATTATTGTAAAATGTAAAGGCAAAACATATGTATTATCAGCAAAGGATATCATTATGGTGGAGGTTAATCCTCACTGCCGCAATCTTACTATCCACACGGTTTCAGATACATATACAACCACCCAGACTCTCGCCAGCATTAAATCAATGCTTCCGTCTGGGAGCTTTTATCAGAGCCATCGATGTTATATAGTGAATATGAATTATATTATGTCTTATAATAACAGCAGAATATATATGGAAAATCATCTTTACGCTGATATTGCCTTGCGCAAGTATAATGATTTTTTTAATACCTATTCAGCATTTCTTACAACATTGCGCTAG